One genomic window of Mus pahari chromosome 23, PAHARI_EIJ_v1.1, whole genome shotgun sequence includes the following:
- the Cldn3 gene encoding claudin-3, producing the protein MSMGLEITGTSLAVLGWLCTIVCCALPMWRVSAFIGSSIITAQITWEGLWMNCVVQSTGQMQCKMYDSLLALPQDLQAARALIVVSILLAAFGLLVALVGAQCTNCVQDETAKAKITIVAGVLFLLAALLTLVPVSWSANTIIRDFYNPLVPEAQKREMGAGLYVGWAAAALQLLGGALLCCSCPPRDKYAPTKILYSAPRSTGPGTGTGTAYDRKDYV; encoded by the coding sequence ATGTCCATGGGCCTGGAGATCACCGGCACGTCGCTGGCCGTGCTGGGCTGGCTGTGCACCATCGTGTGCTGCGCCCTTCCCATGTGGCGCGTTTCGGCCTTCATCGGCAGCAGCATCATCACGGCGCAGATCACCTGGGAGGGCCTGTGGATGAACTGCGTGGTGCAGAGCACCGGTCAGATGCAGTGCAAGATGTACGACTCGCTGCTGGCCCTGCCGCAGGACCTGCAGGCCGCCCGAGCCCTCATCGTGGTGTCCATCCTGCTGGCCGCCTTCGGGCTCCTCGTGGCGCTCGTGGGCGCCCAGTGTACCAACTGCGTACAAGACGAGACAGCCAAGGCCAAGATCACCATCGTGGCGGGAGTGCTTTTCCTGTTGGCGGCTCTGCTCACCTTAGTGCCAGTGTCCTGGTCGGCCAACACCATCATCAGGGATTTCTATAACCCGTTGGTGCCGGAGGCCCAGAAGCGGGAGATGGGAGCTGGGTTGTACGTGGGCTGGGCTGCCGCCGCGCTGCAGTTGCTAGGGGGCGCCTTGCTGTGTTGCTCCTGCCCACCGCGCGACAAGTACGCACCCACCAAGATCCTCTATTCTGCGCCGCGATCCACCGGCCCTGGCACCGGTACCGGCACCGCCTACGACCGCAAGGACTACGTCTGA